The sequence agtcacgagtcgcaaGTAAGCTTCATGCTTCTATCAACGACGAGGCGCGCAAATTTGCTCGGTGTAAGTGTTGCAGACGTAACATGTAAATCCGACTTTCTGTCCTCGTTCACACGTCAAcgtagtcacgagttaaCTtaaatcaagaatcacgaatcgtccGCTTCGCGTCTGGAAGAACTGCCACAACGCAAGGGCCAACTTCGaaacactcgtgactgctcATTCTTCTGCCTTTCTCTTGGCGAGCCACATCAGAATCACCACAGCTGATGAACCATCAACACGATGCCCGCAGTCAAGCGAAAGGCCACAACATCGCCGGTTGTCTCTGAACAACCACGAGGTGAAGCGGCCATCGAAGCCGACCAGCCGCTCGACGACCTCATCGAAGCAGGACCGTCATCCCACAAACGCGCCAACGTCTCGGCATCTGTCTCACTTGAAAGCCTCGAGAGCAAACTAAGCCATCTGCCCCTCAACGTATTAGAACCCCTCTTACCACTTCAGAAGCAGCTTTGTCTTTCTACGCTCGTCGGTAGCCTTCCACCCGTGCCAACAGAGCCGACGCAATCGATAGCATCCACATCTACGCTTGCCCAAGACCAAGATGAGGATGCTGCGGTCTTCACCGACAAATTCAGTCATGTTGACGCAAGTCTCACCCCCCAATTGCAGGCAGAAGCATGTGTAGGCTTAAAAGACGAGTGGCACATGCTTCATAGCATGCTTCACGCCACAGTCAAGTCGCAGGAGAGCAACAGCTGTTTGCTCATCGGTGCTTCGGGTTCCGGTAAATCCTTGCTGGTAGATTCGGTTCTTGATTCGATCTGCAAAAGCATAGGTGCAGATGCTCCATCTTCGAGCAACAGACCCTACTATCATGTTCATCTCGCAGGCACGCTTCAAACCAACGATCGTTCTGCGATGAAGGAGATGGCGCAACAACTTATCGTGCAAGGCGCCTTCACCGAGCAAGATATTGGTGATGAAATCAACGTACCATCTtcggatgacgacgaggcagaTCAAACTCAGCTACCTACTACATCGGCCACTGATCATGTCTTCGGAGGCGATGATCACAAAGGTGAAGATGAAAatcaagatcaagatgacCTCGAACATGAGGCGGCGCTGGCTGCCGCGGCGGCGAATGACGAACAGGCCGAAATCCAAAACGAGCTAGCAGGAGCCATTCTATCGTCGCTCAACAACATCATCGCCCATATCATCGCACTCCTCTCCAATACCGCTTCAACATCAGCAACCATTACTGACGCAAATCGCAGTTCCAAAGCCACAAGGAAACCTCTCATTATCACACTGGACGACTTTGACCTGTTTACCGCACGACCGAGGCAAGCCATGCTGTACTGCTTGCTGGACGCGGTACAGGCAGCGTCGTACGGTGCAGGTCTGGCTGTTGTCGGATTGACCGGTCGAGTAGATACGGTGGATTTGCTGGAAAAGAGGGTCAAGAGTCGATTCTCGCATCGAATCTTGCACGTGCGACCGCCAGCGACGTACGACGCATTCGAACGCATCGTTCGCAACGCTctgtcgtcgctgtcgccCAACTCAACGCAGGTATCCTCGATCTCACCAACCTACCTCGAAAGCTTCTCAGTAGCATGGAATTCCGACATTGCCACCCTGTTCGCCAACCAACATTTTCGCGAAATCCTTCACGGGATTTATGAGCTGTCCAACGACATACGCATGATCTACCGAGTTCTCACACCCGCTATCTCATGCCTATCCATTCTCAACCCTGCCATCAACCTGCCCTTGGTCCTCTCCACAGCGGCAACAGAAGTGGGTCAAGGGATGATTCACATACTTCGCGACCTCACCGAACCCGAATTGGCACTCTTGATCGCTATCAAACATCTGCAAACACGCGACCGACAGGTGTTCAACTTTGAAATGTGTTTCGACGAACTTCGCAGATTCGCCGCTCGAGACGCGAGCGAACGGCAAGCAGCTTCCACCGGATCGCTTTGCACGGATGTCTCGGCAGAAGtcacagcaacagcagtaGCAGCTGGCGCAATAGGCGCAGTAGGCGCAGTAGGATCGTTGAGCGGTTCGGCGGTGTCTACGCCCTTTTTTGCTGATCGCAAGTTGGCGTTGATGTCGTTCCACACGCTGCTAAGTCTGGAGATTGTCCTGCCGGAGAATCACgtgtcgacgctgacgaTCAGCAATCCAGTTGCAAAGCCGAgtgcaagctcgagcgtcaGTGGAAGTTCGACCGGGAGGGCGAATCAGAATACGGTGAGAAAGGAGTTTTGGAAAGTAAGGTGTATCTTGCCCCCGCAAGTGATTGTTGCTGCCGTCAAGGATAAGCAGCGTCAAGTGGCCGTCAGTTCCAGCCTTGTAAAGTGGGCTACCTCCCACGGCTAGTTGCTGGGCATGCTCTTGACTTGCCTGTGCGGAATGCTAGCATGCCACGCTTCCACTTGCATCACCGCATCAGCCATGCACACGCACTTTGATCGATTCACACATGGTCACCCAGCGCATATCATCCCAGCATCAAAGCCGCATTTGCATTTGCATTTGCATTCGCACTTTGCTGCGCACAGAGCAGGATCAGCCACGCCATTCACTCGCTGTGCGGTCACGAGCAAGCTCTGCAATGTTGCAAGAGTGGAAACGGCAGACGGTTGTTGTAAGCGTGTCTAGCGACGAGGGAATTTGGGACAGTGCCGCACGCACGCCGCGCAGCGTTATTTGAGCTATGAGTTCTGTGCTAAATTAGACAAGTTAATGAAATTCAACCGAAACGCCAGTCAGgtcaccagtcacgagtgtgtgtcAAGCACCACTTCGCGCCACTCAACGCGACACGCGACTGAGCAAGAAGACAACAGCATGCAACAGTCACACGTcgtaagtcgtgagtcgtgagtcgcaCTGTCCAAatttgattcacgattcacgattcacgattggcgctgtgtgtgtgtgttgcGCTTTAGTCaagcaaacacgaaagtttgccagtcacgagttgcacCACGCCACGCTTTTCAGCTTGTCACATAGCTACCGACATCGTCATCTCCTACACACTCAttcgtcagcagcaccagcgcgTCGTCCTCTGTGCTGAATTGCGAAGCTTGATCAAAGCCTGATTCGAAAGTCGGCCGATTACGTTCGAGTGCCAGCCACTGCATTATCGGTCCACCAGCGCTTTCTCTGCCACAATGACGGTATCGtccgcatcgtcgacagctgcaccagctGCTTCCAACACCACAGGCTACGAGCTGCCATGGGTAGAAAAATACCGGCCGCTACGACTGGACGACGTGGTGGGGAATAAAGACACGATTGATCGGCTCAAAGTGATTCAGAAGGACGGCAACTGTCCGCACCTGCTCATCTCGGGACTTCCCGGGATCGGCAAAACTACGTCGGTGCTCTGTCTTGCTCGTGCGCTGCTGGGCGAAGCATACAAAGAGGGTGTGCTCGAACTCAACGCTTCCGACGAACGAGGTGTCGATGTGGTTCGaaacaagatcaagacgtTTGCGCAAAAGAAAGTGTCGCTCCCACCCGGAAGGCATAAGatcatcatcctcgacgaggcggatAGTATGACTCCTGCTGCGCAACAGGCGCTGCGAAGGACCATGGAGATCTACTCGAATACTACCAGGTTCTGCTTCGCTTGCAATCAGAGCAACAAAATCATCGAACCCATCCAGTCGCGCTGTGCCATCTTACGGTATGCAAAGGTTCGAGACGAACACATCTTGAAGAGGCTCTTGGAGATTTGCGAGATGGAAAACGTCGAGTACTCGGACGAAGGTCTGGCTGCGATCATCTTCACCACCGAGGGCGATATGCGTCAGGCGATCAACAACCTTCAGTCTACCTGGACTGGCTTGGGTTTCGTTAGTCCAGACAACGTGTTCAAGGTATGCGACCAACCGCATCCTTTCCTCATCCGATCGATCCTGCTCGCGTGTAAAGACGGCCATGTGGACGAAGCGCTGGAAAAGCTCGATGAAATTTCGAGCAAAGGCTATGCCGCTGTAGACATCGTCACGACACTCTTCAGAGTAGTCAAGACGCTTGACGCCATTCCCGAAGCAACCAAGCTGGACTTTATCAAAGAAATCGGTTGGACCCACATCAAGATCCTCGAAGGGGTCGCAACACTTGTCCAGTTGGGCGGCTTACTTGCCAGGCTATGCAAGCTCAGTATGCATCCCAACCAGTTCCAGGTGTGATCTCTGGATCGCTAACAACCCATCGTTTGCAGTTGATTCTGTCGATCGTCGTTTTGTACTTTTATCTCATCCATCAATTCCAGTCACGCCAGCCATCAGCACAAATGTCTCGACCCATTCTTCACTTAACACAGACGGGTCCCAAACCGGACCGGACCGAACCGACAAGCTCGTAACGACGATTACAGCAAGAGTCGGTGAAGAAAGAAAGTCAAGACTCGACGGTGTGAAGGGGAAGAGTACAAGGAGAAAGCGAAAAAAAGACAAGCCGGTCGAGTCAAAGAGCAGCGCAGGACTCATGGTATCAAAAGAGCAGACGGTAACGCGAGACAGAGCCAGTGGAGGAGAGGATGATTTCTGAAGAGCATCTAACCAGACCAGCGTTTCGAGTCGGCGAAAGGGTCGTGGCGagacgacgaagcgcgGTCGTAGTCGTAGTGATCTTGGTCAGCGGCTTCGGCACGTTGCAAGTCGGCGTAGGGCGAGTAGGGACGACCGGCAGCACTGGTGCCTGCTGCATCCATGCCTCTGGCGGCACGGTTGTTGTAACCGGCGCTGGTGGATCCGTCGTAGTAGTTGACGTCGTAGGCGCCGTGTTCGTCGCTGAACGGCGTCACCGCACCACCGACAGCGATGGGCCCCGCCAAGTCGTCAACGTACATGCTGTCTGTAACGCGGTCAGCAGGAGCAAAGTGCTCGTCACCTTGACCAGCACGAGCCGAACCGTAGTTGCGCAAACGACCCGTACCGCGCGCAGagccgacagcagcaaacgaTGCAACCTCCTCCATCGGAGGCTGAACGCCCGGAAAAtctgcctcttcctcggtAAGCGCGCTCATCGGTCGGCCACCTCGGTACGAATCGTAGCTGTCGCGACCAGATCGTTCGCGCGAAAGACCGTACGCTGCTCCGCCAACAGCGAGTGCAGCGCCACCGGCAGCCAAAGGTGGACCGCCAACCATGCTCCGGTGGTGATAGGTTTGTTCTACGGGTTGCAAACGCGGATCGTAGTGTTCggccttgcgcttgcggATACGACGAATCACCGTCCATGCGATAGCAATCACAGCGACCGCAGCGGCAATAACTACGATCGGGACAACCACCTTGGTGGTGCCGTCACTCCCGCTAGATGAGCCACTGCTGTTGGCGCGGTTAACGCCcgtagcagcagctgcaccagTCGCACCAGTCGCACTGGTAGCCGAGCCGCCCAACGTCGCGGCTGCAGCACTAGCAGCCGCTCCGTTGATCGATTGAGACGCAGCTGCGGCAGACACGGCActggcaacagcagctgacGCCGAAGCAGAtgcggcggcggcgctggCCGAGTTGACTCGGTCGCTGTTCGAAGAGGCGCCTGTTgcgccagctgctgctgcctgctgttgttgcgcCGAGCCGCGGTTATCGCTGTTCGAGTTGGCGTTCGAGTTCTGGTTGGCCGTGTTATTGCTAGggttgttgctgttgctgttgctgttgttgttgttgttattgttgttgctgctgttgttgttggtAGTGGCAGATGAGGCCGAGCTGGGGCGActgttgttgctgcctTGCGTGTTGCTCGCTGGCCGGCTGCTcgcaggagcaggagcaggagcagaaTTGttcgaagcagcaggccTTGATGGCGCAGGAGCGTTGGATGATGCGGGTTGTGCATTATTGGATGGCGCCCGTGATGTGGATGCAGGAGGCGACGcgctcgatgatggcggtgCTCCACCCCTGTCCTCCCCACCTGAAGCAGCCAGCAGTAGAGAATAGGTTTTATCGTGTCAGTATTGGTCGACTAGCGCAAACGGTGATGGAAGAGGGTAGCGAACGGACAGCGAGGGGAAATTGAGGCCCTGTCGAGCATCAACGGGGGGAAAGGGAATGAAGGGATGGGGAATGGTGTGATGGAGACGGAGGGATTGAGAATGGAAAGGGGAGGGGAGACCAAGGAAGGAGAGAAGAATATTCACCAAAGACGTCTCCGATCAGACCACGACGATCTGTGGTGTCGATGGAATGGCGAAAGTTTATGATTGTAGGGAGTGCGTTGGAGTCGAAAGGGAGGGAAAGGAAGGACGGAACGGAAGAGGAGGGAGAAGGAGCAAGAGGGAAGAGAAGGTTAGGATGAGGAGGGCGACGGGGACGGGAACGGGAACGGGAACGGGGAAAGGATGGAGAAGAGAGGAAAGGTTAGGATGGATGTGACcaagaggatgaggatgggTCTCATGATAGTTGCTCAGTGAAGTTGAATCGAAGTTGGAACGAGATGAATCAGACAGGCGACGTGTCTCGAGGATGCCTGTCTAaagctcctcgtcgactcCTCTCTTGCATGCAATACGTACCAAGATCTTTGCCGAGGCCACCGATGATGCCGCCTAGGCCATCAGAGATGGCGTGTATGAGGCGCTTTTGCACCTTGACCATGGACGGGTTTTGCTGGCGGTGAAAGTGTCGCTCCGCAAGGCTGCGGTGGGAGAGGAGGTGATGTGCGTGCGAAACATCTGCAGGCTGAAGAGAGGCAGCTGTACCGGTGATGGCCATGGCGGAAACGGCAGCCAGTGACGAAATTTTTTTGAGGCCAACCATGTTTGAAAGGCGAAAAGTGTGGTGATCAAGGAGTGCTTGTTGGGTTTGATAGAGATTGTATGACGATGCGGTTGTCGAGTTCGGCCAGAGTTTCCAAATGAGTGTTGTCGTTATATTAAAAGGAGCGTGATCGGTCGAGAGAACAGCAAAGCTGTGAGGAAAGGGGGGCCGGAAGGGGAGAGTCGAGAAGGAAGGggtggagatggagatggtgGTCAGGATGGAGATTCGAGTGGCtagatgacgaggaggacaaACGACAGATGCCAAACCAGGGGAGAGGATCGACGGAGTGCATAAGGAAGCGAACCACGAgacaaccacgaatcgacAGCGTTAAGGCTGACACAAAACCGCTACGAAGGCTTAGACGGGAGGGTCCAAAATTGTCAGCCAACGCCAAAGCCGCATAGCGGCGGAGCGTCAACTCATGGCCTTGGCAGGTTTGGAGGGAGTGAGACTTGCGGGGCGGGGCGGGGCCAGCAGTGGCGGAAGGCGAGGAGAGGCGAGGCAAGGCAATGCGATAGAGTAAAAAGGCGAGGTGAGCAAGCGACAtgcaagagcgagagcgagagcgagagcgggTCTGAGTGTTTTGCAGTTCAATGTGAATCTGAGCAGGACCTTGCATGCATCATCAACATGTTCTTTAGGCGAGGGGTCTACAGCTGCATCAATGAGCACCGCAAACTTCGGTTTTTCTGGCGTGCTCCAGTCCAGTCTCAGCTCGACACGGGCCCACGCCAGCCACATGTTGTATAGTCAGCTTCAGTACAGCGCAACAGGCCTGTCGTTGGCTACTGGCAGTCGCAGCTCGGACGTCGCACGCAGAAGAAAGCGGCGAGCTGCGTAGACGAACACGGCCTATGTTTGGCACTGGCGCGCGCATTGGTGTAGCTACAAAATGACAAGGATCGATCGTTTGATCCACATGATTAATGTGCACCAGCTATGGCAGTGGAGGCGTTGCCTTGCCTTACCATGCTTGTggggaatcacgaagcaagtcacgagtgccaGCATAGTTAACAACATTCGACAAGGAACCGGTCGAATCGAGATGCATGCGGGCGTGTCGAGTGCGGCTCTTGGGCGGCAGTAGCACTCTCACAGactcgcagcagcttgggcgTGAGCAGGTGCATTGCTCCGAAACAGGCGTGGGTGACCCTGTCGTTCTCTCGAGCAGCgttcattcgtgattgatgaATGCCTTGTGGCATTCTGGTGGGTTGCACAGAATAGATCGACTATGTGCATTGCGTCGTCGACGGTGACCACAGTCACGCGCGCGCCATGCACCATTTCGAGAGCCGACGCGTGAGGACGATGCTACACACACGAGtcttgagtcgtgagtgtcggtTGCCTGTCACAGTGAGTCCAACACGACAAGCGGGAAATTGCGCGCGTCGAGTTTGACGCCAGTTTGTGAGTGTCTTGTCTTAGCTTCATGTCGGAGTTGATTTCACTCTtgaaaagaaaaaaagaagGAAACGGGCAGGTTCGGCTGGCACAGCTAGTTAACTAGCATAAGTTAGCTGTCCAACTGAGTTTGTGCCTCGTTTGTCTTGGTTGGGCtcgcgatcgagctcgcttGCGCCTCTGATCGGCCGCCCAACGTTGCGTTGGTTGCCTCAATCCTAGATGGCCGATCCTCCTTGCCAAAGACAAGAGGGTCGGGAGATGTCGAAGCCAGCTATGCATAATTGCGGATGACGAGCTTTGCCGCGTCAGTCCCCAGTGCAACAAAGTGATATGACGGGTAAGACGGGTTCAGATGTTAACAGGCTGTTCGTTGTCCTCTACTCTATCCTATCGAAAAAGAGGCGGAAAATTCGGGGATGCAAAAATACGTACAAAAAGCACACACGCTGTATAGCAAGTGAATTTCCGTACCAGATGTTAGGCCATCTCAACCAATCTCCAAGTGTGAGATCGGCAACGTTGCCGCCGACAAGAGCGATGCACGACGCACAAGACCACTCACTTGCACTGCGCAGTATGACGTCTCAATCTCGACCCGCACGAGCAGAACACAGAACTACACTATACAGTACGAGCAGAACTTGCAATTTG comes from Mycosarcoma maydis chromosome 1, whole genome shotgun sequence and encodes:
- a CDS encoding putative replication factor C subunit 4, giving the protein MTVSSASSTAAPAASNTTGYELPWVEKYRPLRLDDVVGNKDTIDRLKVIQKDGNCPHLLISGLPGIGKTTSVLCLARALLGEAYKEGVLELNASDERGVDVVRNKIKTFAQKKVSLPPGRHKIIILDEADSMTPAAQQALRRTMEIYSNTTRFCFACNQSNKIIEPIQSRCAILRYAKVRDEHILKRLLEICEMENVEYSDEGLAAIIFTTEGDMRQAINNLQSTWTGLGFVSPDNVFKVCDQPHPFLIRSILLACKDGHVDEALEKLDEISSKGYAAVDIVTTLFRVVKTLDAIPEATKLDFIKEIGWTHIKILEGVATLVQLGGLLARLCKLSMHPNQFQV
- a CDS encoding origin recognition complex subunit 4 (related to Origin recognition complex subunit 4), whose translation is MPAVKRKATTSPVVSEQPRGEAAIEADQPLDDLIEAGPSSHKRANVSASVSLESLESKLSHLPLNVLEPLLPLQKQLCLSTLVGSLPPVPTEPTQSIASTSTLAQDQDEDAAVFTDKFSHVDASLTPQLQAEACVGLKDEWHMLHSMLHATVKSQESNSCLLIGASGSGKSLLVDSVLDSICKSIGADAPSSSNRPYYHVHLAGTLQTNDRSAMKEMAQQLIVQGAFTEQDIGDEINVPSSDDDEADQTQLPTTSATDHVFGGDDHKGEDENQDQDDLEHEAALAAAAANDEQAEIQNELAGAILSSLNNIIAHIIALLSNTASTSATITDANRSSKATRKPLIITLDDFDLFTARPRQAMLYCLLDAVQAASYGAGLAVVGLTGRVDTVDLLEKRVKSRFSHRILHVRPPATYDAFERIVRNALSSLSPNSTQVSSISPTYLESFSVAWNSDIATLFANQHFREILHGIYELSNDIRMIYRVLTPAISCLSILNPAINLPLVLSTAATEVGQGMIHILRDLTEPELALLIAIKHLQTRDRQVFNFEMCFDELRRFAARDASERQAASTGSLCTDVSAEVTATAVAAGAIGAVGAVGSLSGSAVSTPFFADRKLALMSFHTLLSLEIVLPENHVSTLTISNPVAKPSASSSVSGSSTGRANQNTVRKEFWKVRCILPPQVIVAAVKDKQRQVAVSSSLVKWATSHG